The sequence below is a genomic window from Rhinolophus sinicus isolate RSC01 chromosome X, ASM3656204v1, whole genome shotgun sequence.
CCAAGGAAATTGGACAGAGTGGCAAGAAGTAGGCAGGGGCCAAATGGTGCATAAACTTCAACaggatagtaaatatttgctaacatTCGAGCTCTCAGAATGTACCAGGCGCTGTGCCATCATTCATCGTGTTGACCATATGCACAACTCTCAATGCTCACAACCAGCGAGAGCATGAGGTAGTAGACCTTAATTACCGTCGTACACATGGGCCACTTGAAACTGACAGCCTGTGATTTGACCAAGGCCACACAACTAGAAAAAGCTGAGGAACATTTCAAAACAACTCTCCAGCATACACATGCTTGACCGGTGGATTCCACAGACACCCCGCGGACAACCACTCTGCCAACCATGCCCTCACCTGCAGAGCTGGAATGCATCCTTCCACAGGGGCCCCATTATTGAGGCACAGCAAGAAAGACACTTGACAAAACACAGGGGCCAGCCATCCTTCTCTGCCTTGGCTTTCCCCCTAGGAAGGTCGGTGACACAGAAACGTGAGGACTGGGGGACATGAACAACATAACAGGGTTTAAGCCGTTCCTCAGCTTCTGAAACCCGATGGGGGAGGCCCCTCTGGTCATTTCCACTACACGCATGTTGTTATGAAGCATCCCTTGTACCTTTCCAAAGCATTTCCTCATCAAACGATCACAAGTAAAGAGCAAACATTTATGGCAAGAGGCAAGCAGAGAAGCTGGAAGTTCAATCCCTGCCCTCAAGCTCAGTCCTCTGCTCCCATTACACCCCAGGAAATAAGGCAGGCAGGCTACAGCCTGTGCCAGTGTTGAGGCGGGGGCAACAGGCAAAAATGGAGCTTTCTTGGTGGCAACAGTGAATCAAATGTGAAGAAACTCTTGGCCCCCCGACAGACCCTACTGGTGAGCACAGCCCTCAGAGGCCAAGCCAAGGCCTGTGCCCTTGCCACCTGTGACCAGAGgcccacacacccacacagaaCAGAGGCGCTCCGGGGAAACTGATATTTGGTTTTATTGTGCCAAGGACATCACAGATGGTGGATCTTGTCAACACCTGCAGGACACGGGTGCCCCATCTGCCAAGGCTGCTCCCACACCCCGCACTCAAATCCTGGGTGGCGGTCATGATCCTCAaaagtgccccccaccccaagattcCAGAGagactggtggtggtggtggtggtggtggtagtggtggtggaaGCAAAAGGAATGCAGCGAGGTCAGGGTCTCATTGTCCAAAGCCCACGTGACACTTGCCCCCTGGCCCCCCTCCCTGGCCCTGGCTCATATTCTAAGCCCTGCCCACCTCCACGGAACGGGAGGCCAGAAACAGCAACAACATCTTTGTACCCCCTCCATACCCCATGGCCTGCCTGCCCCCAAACCAGAGAGATGCCACCTTCATAGAGCCAATGCTGTTGTCTGTCGTTTTTGAATGGTTGACTTgataaaagtacattttaataaagaaaaaatccaacATTGAAGGCTCAGACATTCTTGGGGTACTGGGAAGGGGAATTCCCCActtcttcctcccacctccctggcAATGTTGTGGAGGTGGGGTGACAAGTTTTTCTGATCTTGGAAGGAACGGGGGTCAGGGAGGCTTTCCTCTGTCTGAACGTCTCATCCTCAGGGGTGGCCTGGCTGCCGGTTCGTCTGTCTCTGTGTGCCTCTCGCCTACCTTCGGCACCTTTGCCCAAGTCCCCCACAGGGATGGTGCTGTGCAAGGGGCAACAGGGCACATCAGTTGGCGAAGAGacaggtgatggtggtggtggcagcgATGAGACAGGGCACAGGGATGGGCCAGCAAGAGGGAAGTAGGGAGGAGAATAaggatgggagagagggaaggaggaagaaggcaaGAGGGAAGAAAGCCAAAGAAGGTGGGGTGGCACTGGAGGGCAGGAGTGGCAGGGGTTGGGAGATGGTCTCCAAGTCTCTGGGTCGCCATCAACTCTTGTCTGGGGGTGGATCTCTgtgcactttatttttcttcatactgTCTAGGTATTCCTGTTGGGACACTGCCAGCACCGACGCCAGGATCTCATCGTCATCCCAGTCATTCAGACCTGCGTGggcaaaggaagggaaaaaggatgACGGCGCCCCTTCAGCCTGCCCGCTCCTCACCCTTCGCTGAGCCCTGGCTCTAGAAAGATGCCATTTAGGCCCCTCTTACTCCTGTGGCTAAGGAGGCTCCTGAGCCTAGGAAACCCCTCAGAACCCCTCAGGGGCAGATCCCTTGGGCCTGAAAGATTCCCTTTTCTTGGGGAGATGGCCATAGGCTCCAGAGGTCCCCCTCTCAGGACTTACTGATTCTTCAGTCTCTCCCTAACTCCCAGCTGGCCTGACTTCTAGACAGAGGAGGCTTACCGAAGGCGGAGGGGGACATCTGCTGAATGAGGGCCCGGCACTCCAGAGCAGGGTAGAGGGACACGAGGGGGGAAGTCGCCTGGTCGGCCCCGGTCGGAAACTGGCTGCTTGTACCTGTGGTGGACGGACAGTCAGAGGCAGGGCCCAGGGCCTGGGTGGCATCCCCTCAGCCCTGCCTGCTTACCGTCACTAAGTCACTGACCTGGCGCACTGGGCGAAGGAGGTTTGGCAAGAGCTAAGACAGTGCCTGGGGAGGGGGGCGTGATGCCCAGCTCGGCGTGCAGCTCAGGGTGCTCGGGTGACGATGCTGAACTTCGCTGCCGTGGGGACCGGCTAGTCCACTCCTCCAGGCCACTAGAGGCTGCGGCTGTGGCGGAGCTGCACGTGGCGCTGGCTTTCCGGGGCTGCggcagggaaggaggaggtggtaAGGACCTGAAATCGTCGTGACCCTCCTCTGCCCCGTCCTTGAGGGCTCGCTCCCTCCCAGAATCCTGGCTGTGACACAGCTTCTACACAGGCCACCACCACTCCCAGTCACACAATGGGCCCCAGGACGAAAGTAAGCTACTTACCCGCCTCATACCCTCACAGCCAACCTGACAGGAAACCTGTTGCCTCCACCTTCGAAACAGACCCGGAatccccccacacccacacccccaccacTCCCTCTCCTTGGCCTGTGCCATTAGCACTGGCCCGGACTACTGAGCCTCCTCCTGGCTGGTCCCCTTGTACTCGTGACTCCCCTGACTCTGTTCTGCACTCCGCAGCCAGGGGAACCTTGTTAAATCCTAAGTCAGATCCCATCCCTCCTCTGCTCACAACCCTCCATGGCTTCTGCCTCACTCAGAGGAGAAGCCAAAGTCCACGCCACGGCCCACAGGCCCCTCTCAAGCTGGCCCCACCGCCTCGTTGACTTCACACACCCTGTATTCTGTGCAGTCACACTGGCCTCCGGCTACTCCCAAATCCCCGGCAGTGCGCgctgcctcagggcctctgccCGCCCGGTGCACACACTTCGCCGCCTCCCTCACCTTTGGCAAGCTTTCGCTCCAATCTCACCTGTTCGGAAGCTTACCCGGCCCATGTTATTTAATACTGTGAACTCCCAGCCCCACTCAGCCTTACTTCTCCCCTTTACCATGCTCCACATGTTTTCCATCCATACGTACCACTTCTCAACTAATGTATTCATTATGTTTATTGTTAATTGTGTTCCACACTGCAAAAACGTAAGCACCCCAAGGACAGGGATCTGGGCCCGCCCGGCTCACCAATATGCCTCGTACACCCAGAACAGTGCAGGCCACAGAcctacaataaatatttattgaacaaggTACTCAGCTCTTGCCAACATCTACAATCACTCTAAACTCCTTGTGATTCCTCAAACGTCTGTATATGCTGCCCACTCCCTGccctaaaatatttcaaacttccAGTGTGAAGACTAACCAGAGCCCCCCATCTCCACTGGTCTCCGAGCCAGGGTCAAGGGCCCCACTGACACGTCTAACTCAATAGACAGGGGACTACTGAGGGCAGAGCGGGCTGGATCTGATTTTACAccctcagcacagggcctggcatacaaGCACAATCAACAAAGCTGGTCCCTCTGAAACTATCCATCAATCCCGTACGTCACCACCAATGATGCCTTCTCTTACTCCTTAAGGGCTTGTTCTACACAAGTATTGAGAGTTCTAAGGAACAACGCCAAGACTAAGGCCAAGATGAGGTACAAACAGGGTTGGGAGCTTCCTCCTTTCCCAGATGTCAAAACCGCTTAATTTTTTCCTGCCTGTTTGGGGGCAGAGCATGGGAAGTAATGGGTTCTTGGCCAGACCAGTGACAGAGCCCAGGACCCACCTGGCTGGTGCCGCGGACCTGGCGGGCCTGTTTTTCCTGATCCCGCAGCCACTGCAGGTAGGATTCCCGAGCCACTTGCTCCTCAATGGCCTCATTCGTGGCCTCCCAGTCTGTGGCCCTCTTCTTGTCTTCCAGCATCTGCTGTTCAATCCATGACTCCTCTGATGTTTTTATGGCATTCTTCATCAGGGACTGCTCTGCAAACTGCAAAGGGGGGAGGAACAGGGATGTGGGGTGACACTCTGAACTGTCGCCAAGAGCCAGAACTGGCTCAGGGAGGTGGACCCAGAGGCCCAGACGAGGAGACAGGAAGGCAGGTACCCTTACTAAGCACCCCCTGGACAGGCTGCCTATTCATCAGGGACGGGGGGCAAGGCAGGCTTGGGTGGTGGGACTAGTCCAAATGCCTACACTCAGAAGCCCTGCTCCCAACCCCAGGACTCCTCATCTAAAGTACTAAGTCTGGGGCAGTCAGCTGCCTTCCAGCCTAGGCCAGAATTTAAAGACGTCTCACTCGGTGACGACTGGGTTTCATAATGCTGAGGCCTTCCTCACCTACGCCCAGATGGGACAAGGAGAAAAGACCACCTGACAAGTGAGCTGTGTGTGCATAGAGTGCAAGGAGTAGTCAGGTATTTAAGGGACGAGGGGATAGTATCAGCATGATCTGAGGTGCTATGAATTGTGGGACACTATATGAGACTGCTCTCTGTCAGGCTGTGAGAtacaacagcattttaaaaacaaaataataaaaaatataagagcATGTCCCAAGGAACAAATGTTAAGTATTGTTCAATGAAACGCTAACATTTTAATGCACATATACACACTGCACACCAATGTGTGTGCATGAAGTAATGATATAAAGTGTAACTTTTTACCTATGGCTAATAGTCCAAAAAGTATGCAAAATGCTATGTTAGAAccagacaatttaaaaatgtgcaaaaaaaatctaaacacacAATTTCATcagagaagatatacagatgccaaatatgcatttgaaaagaGGCTCAACACTGTTTGTCATTAGAAAATTGTATATTAAAACAACAAGGCAATACCTATCAGCTGGAGATATTAAGAATTGTAGCTTCACATAAATACAGAtggttacatatagaaatatttctaggtacagtggtaccttggttttcggtttttacttctgggtttacggcatttgtaaaccaaatgttcgtcaacggagacattcgaaaaccgaggtactactgtatgtgtatatactcaTGTtagcatatacacacatatctccTTACCCTGTCAGCTGAAAGGGCCTAGAAGCAAGGACACCCCTGTAGCAAACAGCACACTCAGCACCccgatcttggtttctaataatGTTCTCCAATAAacggaaccagggctccttggagaaatggctggttcTGGGACCAGGgtaggaaatatacaagatgagtcTGGAGCACCTTTAGTGCCGGAAAGTAAAGAAGTTCTCAAAAAAAcagtaacaagaaacaaaacaaaaattttggggaaaaaacaaaacacaccaccACTATGGGGGCATATCAAAGAGACGCAGGAACCAACTAAGAGAGCTTCCaatagccaaaaacaaaacaatttgagcatcaaaaaaaaaaaaaaaatagcgctggattataacccaaagtataaaataaatatctgtgagtccatattgatataaataaatgactgaataaatgggGGATAAGAGACAAATCTCCCTTGCAGGAAGAATTCCAAACAATTTATGTAGGTATTCTGCCCTCAAGGAAATGGAGAATAACCTCCAATTAAGTGTGGGCTGTATAtgatgtcttccttccaatatggAGAAGGGGGTGAGGGAAAAGAATGATTTTATAGTGGAGAAAACCTGACAAGCACTACTTCTGCCAGGTCGTCAAGGTCAACAGCAGTCACGAATCATGTTCACAGTATATTATCTACTgctgatatgatgtgatgagaatggcacaTAACCACTGGGATCTTCCTCCCTACAACCCATAACCCcagtttaatcatgagaaaaacagacaaatcccaAAAGAGAAACATCCTACAGTATACCTGACcaatactcctcaaaactgtcaaggtcatcataAACATGAAAGTGTGAGAAACCATCAGACAAGGGAGCCTAAAGAGACATGatgactttagttaataatgataTATCAGTATTGGTTCAtatattgtaacaaatgtatcatgaTAATCTGATATGTTAATAAGAGAGAAACTGAGTGGGGGGGAGGAGGCTATATGGGAACTTTGTACTAtctttccaatttctctgcaAACCTAAGAATGTTCTAAACAATTAAgtctataaataaaaaataaaaaataaacaggaaaaaaagaaaaaccccaaaaaaccaaggcattcagtttttttaaaaaaggaaaaaatagaaatgagtgATGGAAGCACAAAAAGTCATAGATGAATCTTAAATGTTCAgtgctatgtgaaagaagccattctgaaaaaaatacatactgtacgattccaattatatgacattctagaaaaagtaaaactaatataGAGTCtataaacagaaacaagaaaattgtcacagccaagaggagcctagaGAGACatgactaaatgtaatatggtcctggatgggatcctggaacaggtGAGATCATTAGGGAAAAACTGAGATAATTTGAATAAAGTCTGGTCTTTAGTTACTATATCAGTATTGGCTCCTTAATTGTGACCAATGTACTATGCTAATGAGACGTCAATCATAGTGGGTTATATGGGAATTCTCTAAGCACAATAAATCTGTAAATCTAAAAGTATTCTAaagttaaaagtttatttaaagaacaaaattaaaaagaacccTATGTTGGAGGGTGTGTTGGTGTTAGGGTGTGTGTTTCCTAAAATGAGGCAGGAGCACTTTCTGTTTGTAGGAAGTGAAACCTGAATAGAAGATATCAAAACCCCCTGCAGACAACTGTTTGTGAGAAAGAATGAGAACCGGCCAGAGTATGCTGGGAAAGCGTACTGCCACcttctgagcacctactaggtgccaggcccAGGAGCTTTCTGTACCAGCCAAGCTGCCAGCCCAGATTCCTTATGTGTACTGCCCCAGGTCCCACAGCCAGTAAGTCTGGGGCCAGGCCTGCACCCCAAGTCTCTGAGCACAGCTGTCTGTTAAGTGCTGAGTTGCAGAGGAGGACCCACATAGGTGCCAAGACACCCAGACTGAGCCCTGGCTCATGGTTCCCACATGTGACTCCATATCCCAAAATACCAGCCCTCAACAGGCACAAAAATGGGTGAGCCAGCTCGGACAGGCAAACTGAGACCACAGAAAGAGCCCTGAGAGAGCATGTTGGGTGACTCCCTAATTTTACAGAGGTGAGACCTCAGGGGCAACTCAGAGAAGGGACAGGCCATTTCTGTGGGCTACAGGCCGAACTGAGACCCCAACAGAGGTTTCTGGCCTCTAAATCCAACAGTGATCTTGGGCGTGGGGACCCACTTACCCCCGGTTTGAATGATGGCAGGCCCAGGCCCACACCAATGGTGGCCTTGTTGGGATTCACCACTGAATTGTAGTGGATATTCCGATGGTAGCTGACACGGATGGGTTCATCCTCATTTTGATGGATCCCATGGAATGTGTTGATGGGTtctacagagaaagagaaggagcgAGCATCCACAGTGGGCTGGGCAAGGCAGGCTCGGACCAGGCACGACTGGTTGCTCACCGACCCACCACACAAGTACCTGTGCTGTACTGGTACACCTCCACAGGCCTGTTGTACATCTCTGCCATGGCCTGCATCTCAATGTGGTTGCCATGGCAGTTGTTTTTCCGTTTCCGGTTGATGTAGGTGGTGAAGTCCTCTGTGACATAGTTGGAGAAGTAGTCGGCATTCTTCATCTGCAGAACAGATCAGAGGGTCATGGTCCGCGCAGGGAGAGTTCCTCCCACGCTGCCCCCACTCCACGCTCTCTGCTGCCTCACCAGGTAGTCCATGCAGTGCTTCCGGACAACTTCGTGCATGTCCTGGTCTCCGTACACCTGgtcagctgtggggacagaagaaaggagaggctgGGATCAGAGCTGCCACCAGAGACGAGTTCCGAGCCACGGAAcatgggtgggggaagggctgggggccagggaaACTTCCTTTTCTACCCTGGCCTCGTGGGCTGGAATGGGGTCATGGAAAAAGGGGCAGGCTGGGACAGTCTTTAACAACAAGAGAGTGCAGGTGAAAGGGATACACCCCCTGCAATCTtcacatgaggaaacaggctcagggcCAGTTTGTGGCTTGACCAAGTTCACACAGAAGGTCAGTCTGTGACAAATTCAACTCTAGAACGTAGTTTCCCTGATTTCCCTGAGTCAGCATGGTCTCTGtaggttaaaaaaaggaaaaaaaaaaaagaagataaaagcaaCCAGCTGGGCTCTAAGCCCAGTTCTGCCAGATGCTAGTGAGCTAAATGACCAGAGGCAAGCGACCCAAGCAGTCTCAGCCTCACCTGCCGCCGTGTAA
It includes:
- the OTUD5 gene encoding OTU domain-containing protein 5 codes for the protein MTILPKKKPPPPDADPANEPSPPGPLPPAPRRGGGVGVGGGGTGVGGGDRDRDSGVVGARPRASPPPQGPLPGPPGALHRWALAVPPGAVAGPRPQQASPPPCGGPGGPGGGPGDALGASAAGVGAAGVVVAVGGAVGVGSCCSGPGHSKRRRQAPGVGAVGGGSPEREEVGAGYNSEDEYEAAAARIEAMDPATVEQQEHWFEKALRDKKGFIIKQMKEDGACLFRAVADQVYGDQDMHEVVRKHCMDYLMKNADYFSNYVTEDFTTYINRKRKNNCHGNHIEMQAMAEMYNRPVEVYQYSTEPINTFHGIHQNEDEPIRVSYHRNIHYNSVVNPNKATIGVGLGLPSFKPGFAEQSLMKNAIKTSEESWIEQQMLEDKKRATDWEATNEAIEEQVARESYLQWLRDQEKQARQVRGTSQPRKASATCSSATAAASSGLEEWTSRSPRQRSSASSPEHPELHAELGITPPSPGTVLALAKPPSPSAPGTSSQFPTGADQATSPLVSLYPALECRALIQQMSPSAFGLNDWDDDEILASVLAVSQQEYLDSMKKNKVHRDPPPDKS